From the genome of Vicia villosa cultivar HV-30 ecotype Madison, WI linkage group LG2, Vvil1.0, whole genome shotgun sequence, one region includes:
- the LOC131648085 gene encoding cytochrome b6-f complex iron-sulfur subunit, chloroplastic: MSSTTLSPTTPSQLCSGKSGISCPSVAFLVKPTRTQMVGKGNKGMKITCQATSLPADRVPDLSKRKTLNLLLLGALSLPTAGMLVPYGSFLVPPGSGSSTGGTVAKDAIGNDVVASEWLKVHGPGDRTLTQGLKGDPTYLVVEKDRTLATFAINAVCTHLGCVVPFNQAENKFICPCHGSQYNDQGRVVRGPAPLSLALAHCDVGLEDGKVVFVPWVETDFRTGDAPWWS; encoded by the exons ATGTCTTCCACCACTCTATCTCCCACAACCCCATCTCAG CTATGTTCTGGAAAGAGTGGAATTTCATGTCCCTCAGTAGCTTTTCTTGTGAAACCAACAAGGACACAGATGGTTGGGAAGGGTAATAAGGGAATGAAAATTACTTGCCAAGCTACCAGCCTTCCTGCTGATCGTGTACCTGATTTGAGTAAGAGGAAGACCTTGAATTTGCTTCTTCTTGGTGCTCTTTCACTTCCTACTGCTGGAATGCTTGTTCCATATGGTTCCTTCCTTGTACCTCCAGg CTCAGGTTCTTCAACTGGTGGTACCGTTGCCAAGGATGCCATTGGCAATGATGTAGTTGCATCGGAATGGCTCAAGGTTCATGGACCTGGCGACCGTACTCTTACACAAGGATTAAAG GGTGATCCTACCTACCTTGTGGTAGAGAAAGACAGAACACTTGCAACTTTTGCAATTAACGCCGTATGCACTCATCTCGGGTGTGTCGTGCCATTTAATCAAGCTGAGAACAAGTTCATCTGCCCTTGCCATGGATCTCAGTACAATGACCAAGGAAGAGTTGTGAGAGGACCTGCACCTTTG TCTCTTGCATTGGCACATTGTGATGTTGGATTGGAAGATGGGAAGGTTGTGTTTGTTCCTTGGGTTGAAACAGATTTCAGAACAGGTGATGCTCCATGGTGGTCTTAG
- the LOC131648086 gene encoding equilibrative nucleotide transporter 3-like, whose protein sequence is MVDTEPPSRLKGKYVAIVVCWLLGNGCLFSWNSMLTIEDYYMELFPKYHPSRVFTLVYQPFAVGTLFILSYNEAKVNTRLRNLFGYSLFFISTLLVLILNLATSGKGGLGTFIGICAISGAFGVADAHVQGGMVGDLSYMQSEFIQSFLAGLAASGVLTSGLRLITKATFNNSRGGLRKGAILFFAISTFFELLCVLLYAFVFPKIPIVKYYRTKAVSEGSKTVLQDLAASGIQTIDKEDVDHTKAQERKGNKQLLFENIDYLLDMFLIYALTLSIFPGFLFEDTGAHSLGTWYALVLVAMYNVWDLIGRYIPLLEFLKLESRKLITIVILCRFLLVPAFYFTAKYGDQGWMIMLTSFLGLSNGYLTVCVMTSAPKGYKGPEQNALGNLLVLFLLGGIFAGVTLDWLWLIGKGW, encoded by the exons ATGGTCGATACTGAGCCTCCATCGCGTCTTAag GGAAAATATGTTGCTATAGTGGTTTGTTGGCTTCTTGGCAATGGATGTCTTTTCTCTTGGAATAGTATGCTCACAATAGAAGATTACTATATGGAATTGTTTCcg AAATATCATCCATCCAGGGTGTTTACACTTGTATACCAGCCATTTGCAGTTGGAACACTTTTTATACTTTCGTATAATGAAGCAAAAGTTAATACTAGATTAAGAAATCTGTTTGGATATTCTCTCTTTTTCATATCCACTCTATTGGTGTTAATA TTGAATTTAGCAACTTCAGGTAAAGGAGGACTTGGAACTTTTATTGGTATATGTGCAATTAGTGGTGCATTTGGGGTTGCAGATGCTCATGTTCAAGGTGGAATGGTGGGAGATTTGTCTTACATGCAATCCGAATTCATTCAG TCTTTTCTTGCTGGTTTGGCAGCATCTGGTGTATTAACATCTGGTTTAAGGTTAATCACAAAAGCAACATTTAACAATTCTAGGGGCGGTCTTAGAAAAGGAGCCA TACTATTCTTTGCAATATCAACATTCTTTGAACTTTTGTGTGTCCTTCTCTACGCATTTGTTTTTCCTAAAATACCAATTGTGAAGTACTACCGTACAAAAGCAGTATCGGAAGGAAGCAAAACTGTTTTACAAGATCTTGCAGCAAGTGGCATCCAAACAATAGACAAAGAA GATGTGGATCATACAAAAGCACAAGAGAGGAAAGGAAACAAGCAATTGTTATTTGAAAACATTGATTATTTACTTGACATGTTTCTAATATATGCATTGACGCTATCTATTTTTCCTGGATTTCTTTTTGAAGATACTGGAGCACATAGTTTGGGAACGTG GTATGCACTTGTGTTAGTTGCAATGTATAATGTGTGGGATCTAATAGGAAGATACATTCCACTCTTAGAATTCCTGAAATTGGAGTCAAGAAAGTTGATCACAATAGTTATTCTATGTCGTTTTTTACTTGTTCCGGCATTTTATTTCACTGCAAAATATGGTGACCAAGGATGGATGATAATGTTGACATCATTCTTGGGGTTATCCAATGGTTACCTCACTGTTTGTGTTATGACATCTGCACCAAAGGGTTACAAG GGTCCAGAACAAAATGCATTGGGGAATCTGTTGGTGTTGTTTCTATTAGGTGGTATTTTTGCAGGGGTGACTTTAGACTGGTTGTGGTTGATAGGTAAAGGTTGGTAA